The Tumebacillus amylolyticus region TCGCGCAGGGAGGCCGCTTTTTCAAACTCTTGGGATTGCACCGCAGATTCCTTTTCCGAGCGGATCTCTTCGAGTTTTTCTTCGAGTTCCTTGAGGTTCGGCGGTTGGGTGTAGGTGCGCAGACGGACACGGGATGCCGCTTCGTCGATCAGGTCGATCGCTTTGTCCGGCAAGAAGCGGTCGGTGATGTAGCGGTCCGACAGTTTGACGGCCGCTTCAATCGCTTCGTCGAGAATCTTCACGCGGTGATGCGCTTCGTAGCGGTCGCGCAGGCCTTGGAGGATGAGGATCGCTTCGTCCTTGTTCGGCTGGTCGACGGTGATCGGTTGGAAGCGGCGTTCGAGGGCCGCGTCTTTTTCGATGTGCTTGCGGTATTCGTCAAGCGTGGTCGCCCCGATGCATTGCAGTTCGCCGCGTGCGAGGGACGGCTTGAGGATGTTCGAGGCGTCGATCGCCCCTTCGGCACCGCCGGCACCGATCAGGGTGTGCAGTTCGTCGATGAACAGGATGATGTTGCCCGCTTGGCGGATCTCATCCATGATTTTCTTGAGACGATCTTCGAATTCCCCGCGGTACTTCGTGCCCGCGACGACGGTGCCCATGTCGAGAACCATGACGCGCTTGTTGCGCAGGGTTTCCGGGATTTCGTTGTCGACGATGCGTTGCGCGAGTCCTTCGGCGATGGCGGTCTTGCCGACGCCCGGCTCCCCGATGAGCACCGGGTTGTTCTTGGTGCGGCGGGAGAGCACTTGGATGACGCGCTCGATTTCGTTGGCGCGGCCGATGACCGGGTCGAGCTTCTGGTCGCGTGCCATCTGGGTCAGGTCGCGCGCCAGAGAATCGAGGGTCGGGGTGTTCGCCGCTTGGGCGTTTTCTTGATGCGATTCGTGGGTGTCACCGCCGAGCAATTGGAGCACTTGTTGGCGGGCTTTGTTAAGCGACACACCGAGGTTGGCGAGCACGCGGGCTGCCACGCCTTCGCCTTCGCGGATCAGACCGAGCAAGATGTGCTCGGTGCCGACATAGTTGTGTCCGAGCTTGCGAGCTTCGTCAATCGAGAGTTCGATGACTTTCTTCGCACGCGGGGTGTACGCCATACCGGTGGATTGACCGGGGCCGCGGCCGATGATCTTCTCCACTTCTTTTTGTACTTTGTCGCTGGAAAGACCCAGCGAGACCAGCGATTTTGCTGCAATGCCTTCGCCCTCGCGGACGAGGCCCAGCAGGATATGCTCAGTGCCAACCCCGGAGTGACCGAGGCGGCTCGCTTCTTCTTGAGCCAATGCCAATACTTTCTGTGCGCGTTCCGTAAAACGTCCAAACATCATAGGTTCCACCTCCATAGTACTTTGAATCTATTCGAGGACAAAGCACCAATATGCTTGTGTCAGGGTTCGACTCTAGATCTGGGCTTCGTCCATATGCAAGCGTTCGCGAACGAGCGTGGCGCGCCGCCAATCCCGCTCCCCCGGCGCCAATTCGGCCCCGTGGAATTTTTGTAAAAAGCCGGGTTGGGTCATCACCATCAACTCTTTGAGAATGTTTTTCGACACGCCCTTGATGACGCCGAGGTCGATGCCCAGACGCACATCGGAGAGGCGTTGCATCGTCTCTTTGGAATCGAGACGGCGCGCATAGGCGAGGATGCCAAACGAGCGGGCGATGCGGTCTTCGATCACTTCGCGGTTTTCGTTGAGCAAAAAGTGACGGGCGGCTTGTTCGTGCTCGATGATTTTGCGTGCGACCGAATCGAGGTTGGAGATGATCTCCTCTTCGGACTGGCCGAGCGTAATCTGGTTCGAGAGTTGGAACAGGTTGCCGACCGCTTCGGTGCCTTCGCCGTAGACGCCGCGCACGACGAGACCGACTTGGTTGAGCGCGGAGAGCACGCGGTTGATCTGCTGGGTGACCACGAGGGCCGGCAGATGCAGCATGACGGACGCCCGGATGCCGGTGCCGACGTTGGTCGGGCAAGCGGTGAGGAATCCATAGCGGTCGTCGAACGCGTAGTTGAGCTGACTCTCCAAGAGGTCGTCCGTTTCATTTGCGATGCTCCATGCTTCGCGAAGCTGCAAGCCCGGCAAGAGCACTTGCAAACGCAGATGGTCTTCCTCATTGACCATGATCGACACTTCCTCGTCATCGCGCAAAGCGACAGCGCCTCGAGAAGCGTGTTCGACAAGTGCGGGCGAGATCAGGTACTTCTCGACCAATGCTTGGCGGTCGACGTCGGACACGTCGCGCAGAGTGAGAAACTCGTAGCGGCCGTGTCCGTTTTTTTCAAAAACGTCCGACTCGACGGCGCTCTTGACGCGTTGCAAGACCTCTTCGGATTGCGTGTCGTTGGCGAGCATCGGGAACGGGAGTTCTCGAAGATTCCGTGCCATGCGGATTCGCGTGGAGATGACGATGTCGGCGTGAGGACCGTCGTCTTGCATCCAGCGGCTGGCATCCGCGACAAAGTCTTGGATCGACATCGACTTACACCTCCCCTTGTGGTCCGCTCTTCATGTCTTGCTCCATCCCGCGAATGCGGTCGCGAAGGATGGCTGCTTCCTCGAATTGCTCCGCTTGAATTTTCTGTTGAAGTTCGACGCGAAGCCCTTCGATTTGTTTCTGGACTTTGATCCGACCGCCGGCGCGTTGCGGGACTTTGCCCGTGTGCGACGTCGCTCCGCCGTGAATGCGGCGGACCAGCGGTTCCAGATGCGAGGCAAAATGTGTATAGCAATCTCCACAGCCGAAGCGTCCCAACTGCGCGAATTGCGGATAGGTAAGTCCGCAGGTGGCGCATCGGACCGGCCCCGGCTGTTGGGCTTGGATGCCTTTGCTCATCGGAGTGTGGCCCTGTGTTTCGAATCCAAGCAATCCGCTGAGCAGATTCTGGAACGAAAACGCAGTTTCACCAAAAGGATTTGTCCCAAGTCCGGGACCACCAAAGGTCTTCATCATCACGTCGCCTTTTTCACGAGCGCAGGTTTCGCAGAGATGAATTTCCTGTTTCGAGTTGTTGAGGATCTTCGTGAAGTGCACGGTGGCATCACGTTGGTTGCATTCCTGACAGATCATTTGGCGTCTCCCCTCCTAAGTGCTTGAGGTCCGGTCATCCCTTGAGAATGGCGACGAGCATTGCCGACAATTGATTCGCCCGCACTTGGTCGCGCAGCTGTGGAGACAGCGCGAGGATGTCACTGCAGATCACCGCACGCATCATCAGGACTTCACGCTCGGTCAGCACGTTCTCCTCCAGAAGTCGTCCGAGGAACCCCTCAGCTTCCCGGGCGGACAACGAACTGCCGATGATGTCGAGAATCGCGCGGTGCAAGGCGTTGTTCCTCCGGTCGAGTCCGACCCGTTGGATGCGGATGTACCCGCCGCCGCCGCGCTTCGATTCCACAACATAGCCCTTCTCAATGGTGAAGCG contains the following coding sequences:
- a CDS encoding protein arginine kinase translates to MSIQDFVADASRWMQDDGPHADIVISTRIRMARNLRELPFPMLANDTQSEEVLQRVKSAVESDVFEKNGHGRYEFLTLRDVSDVDRQALVEKYLISPALVEHASRGAVALRDDEEVSIMVNEEDHLRLQVLLPGLQLREAWSIANETDDLLESQLNYAFDDRYGFLTACPTNVGTGIRASVMLHLPALVVTQQINRVLSALNQVGLVVRGVYGEGTEAVGNLFQLSNQITLGQSEEEIISNLDSVARKIIEHEQAARHFLLNENREVIEDRIARSFGILAYARRLDSKETMQRLSDVRLGIDLGVIKGVSKNILKELMVMTQPGFLQKFHGAELAPGERDWRRATLVRERLHMDEAQI
- a CDS encoding CtsR family transcriptional regulator; amino-acid sequence: MRNISDIIEQHLKTILTNSHEGIIEIKRSELADTFHCVPSQINYVISTRFTIEKGYVVESKRGGGGYIRIQRVGLDRRNNALHRAILDIIGSSLSAREAEGFLGRLLEENVLTEREVLMMRAVICSDILALSPQLRDQVRANQLSAMLVAILKG
- a CDS encoding ATP-dependent Clp protease ATP-binding subunit, whose product is MMFGRFTERAQKVLALAQEEASRLGHSGVGTEHILLGLVREGEGIAAKSLVSLGLSSDKVQKEVEKIIGRGPGQSTGMAYTPRAKKVIELSIDEARKLGHNYVGTEHILLGLIREGEGVAARVLANLGVSLNKARQQVLQLLGGDTHESHQENAQAANTPTLDSLARDLTQMARDQKLDPVIGRANEIERVIQVLSRRTKNNPVLIGEPGVGKTAIAEGLAQRIVDNEIPETLRNKRVMVLDMGTVVAGTKYRGEFEDRLKKIMDEIRQAGNIILFIDELHTLIGAGGAEGAIDASNILKPSLARGELQCIGATTLDEYRKHIEKDAALERRFQPITVDQPNKDEAILILQGLRDRYEAHHRVKILDEAIEAAVKLSDRYITDRFLPDKAIDLIDEAASRVRLRTYTQPPNLKELEEKLEEIRSEKESAVQSQEFEKAASLRDKEQKLREELESRKNEWQQTQVKKDSVVNAEDIADIVASWTGIPVKKLAEAESERLLNMEEILHDRVIGQDEAVKSISRAIRRARAGLKDPKRPIGSFIFLGPTGVGKTELAKALAEAMFGDENAIIRIDMSEYGERHSTARLVGAPPGYVGYEEGGQLTEKVRRKPYSVVLFDEVEKAHPEVFNVLLQVLDDGRLTDSKGRTVDFRNTVIIMTSNVGAQTIKKGGALGFTANKEADYTNMKDRVMEELKKQFRPEFLNRLDDQIVFHPLAEEHIREIVDLMSDDLKKRLRENDIHFVLSDEAKQFLAKEGYDPQYGARPLKRAIQRHIEDQLSEALLSGSVKKGDLVRIDAEDGKLTVKNEGAQQEEIQQA
- a CDS encoding UvrB/UvrC motif-containing protein; this translates as MICQECNQRDATVHFTKILNNSKQEIHLCETCAREKGDVMMKTFGGPGLGTNPFGETAFSFQNLLSGLLGFETQGHTPMSKGIQAQQPGPVRCATCGLTYPQFAQLGRFGCGDCYTHFASHLEPLVRRIHGGATSHTGKVPQRAGGRIKVQKQIEGLRVELQQKIQAEQFEEAAILRDRIRGMEQDMKSGPQGEV